In a single window of the Carassius gibelio isolate Cgi1373 ecotype wild population from Czech Republic chromosome A12, carGib1.2-hapl.c, whole genome shotgun sequence genome:
- the LOC128025780 gene encoding nodal homolog produces MNAHGALRLLCYQLLLLGVFGKHDNHGTRNTSPRNHRHHLPTYMMQLYRHFKLNQTRPVENTEHEQADTIKSILSKSLTNQDTHYVTHFDLSSVLSERQIHAAELRIRLPKETQQTNITVEIRHQQDVPCHQHGICLENQSLGQLSVSSLMSVSHHWRVYNATDLLLNWIGPKLSERIRRKTRRAVRRALQTGNKAVDGIRHRAMLLVFSHTVSGQSEQDRASLLHTAETSKFLFNTEGKEVRRVKPHRSKRGRRGQPMRNPEPLRAPAEKSSMCRRVNMQVDFNQIGWSSWIIFPKKYNAYRCEGSCPNPLSEDLHPTNHAYMQSLLKYYDPSRVPAACCAPTRTSPLSMLYYENGELLLRHHEDMQVEECGCL; encoded by the exons ATGAACGCGCACGGAGCTCTGCGCCTACTCTGCTACCAGCTTCTGCTTCTTGGAGTTTTCGGAAAGCACGATAATCACGGCACGAGGAACACGTCACCCAGAAACCACCGGCATCATTTACCGACATACATGATGCAGCTCTACCGACACTTCAAGCTCAACCAAACGCGTCCCGTGGAGAACACAGAGCACGAGCAAGCGGACACCATCAAGAGCATCCTCTCCAAGA GTTTGACCAATCAGGACACACACTACGTCACACACTTCGACCTTTCCTCGGTTCTGTCCGAGCGTCAGATCCATGCGGCGGAGCTGAGGATTCGTCTTCCCAAAGAAACGCAGCAAACGAACATCACGGTGGAGATCCGACACCAGCAGGACGTCCCGTGCCACCAACACGGCATCTGTCTGGAGAACCAGTCCCTGGGTCAGCTGTCTGTTTCCTCTCTGATGAGCGTCTCCCATCACTGGAGGGTCTACAACGCCACAGACCTGCTCCTAAACTGGATCGGTCCCAAACTCTCCGAGCGGATCCGCCGGAAGACCAGGAGAGCCGTGAGACGCGCTCTTCAAACCGGGAATAAAGCTGTGGACGGGATCCGTCACAGAGCCATGCTGCTGGTCTTCTCACACACCGTCTCTGGACAGAGCGAGCAGGACCGAGCCAGTCTCCTGCACACAGCCGAGACGTCCAAGTTCTTGTTTAACACCGAAGGAAAGGAGGTGCGGAGAGTCAAGCCACACAGGAGCAAGCGGGGCCGCAGGGGTCAGCCGATGAGGAACCCAGAGCCACTCCGGGCCCCGGCGGAGAAGAGCTCCATGTGCAGGAGGGTCAACATGCAGGTGGACTTCAATCAGATCGGATGGAGCTCCTGGATCATCTTCCCAAAGAAGTACAACGCGTACCGCTGCGAGGGCAGCTGCCCAAACCCTCTGAGCGAAGACCTTCATCCCACCAACCACGCTTACATGCAG AGTTTGCTGAAGTACTATGATCCCAGCAGAGTTCCTGCGGCCTGCTGCGCTCCGACCAGGACGAGTCCGCTCAGCATGCTTTACTACGAGAACGGAGAGCTGCTCCTCCGACACCACGAGGACATGCAGGTGGAGGAGTGCGGCTGTCTGTGA